Sequence from the Corallococcus sp. EGB genome:
CGGCGTGCGCCTGTCCTTCGCGACGGAGCGCAAGTTCCGCCACAACGACATGGAGCACCTGGAGCAGCTGCTGGCCGCGGCGGAGCCGGGCGCCGGGAAGATCATCGTCACGGACGGCGTGTTCTCCATGGAGGGCGACATCTGCAACCTGCCCCGCATCGTGGAGCTGGCGAAGCAGTACAACGCCCGCGTGATGACGGATGACGCCCACGCCATGGGCGTCCTGGGCGAGCTGGGCCGGGGCACCTCCGAGTACTTCGGCCTGGAGAAGGACGTGGACCTGGTGATGGGCACGTTCTCCAAGAGCTTCGCGTCGCTGGGCGGCGTGCTCGCGGGCCCCTTCGAGGTCATCAACTACATCCGGCACAAGGCGCGCTCGGTCATCTTCTCCGCGTCCATGACGCCCGCGTCCATCGCGGCGGCGCTGAAGGCGACGGAGATCATCGAGGCGGAGCCGCAGCGCCGTGCGCGCCTGCTGGACATCGCGGAGAAGATGCACAACGGCTTCCGCGCCATGGGCTTCGACACGGGCGTGTCGGTGACGCCGGTGGTGCCGGTGCACATCGGCGACCAGGTGAAGTGCTTCCGCTTCTGGCGCGCGCTGCACGAGGCGGGCGTGTTCGCCAACCCCGTGATTCCGCCGGCGGTGGAGGCGGGCCACGCGCTGATCCGCACCAGCTACATGGCCACGCACACGGACGCGCAGCTGGACCAGGTGCTGGACACCTTCGAGAAGATCGGCCGCAAGCTCAACGTCATCCCGGAGACGCGCCCCACGGTGTACGAGCCGGTGAAGATCGCCCGGCCGGGCAGCGCGGTGCGCAGCAACAGGGCGAGCGAGACGTGGGCGGCGGGCAGCGCCGGCCTGCTCGCGGACAAGGGCTTCTCCCTGGAGCAGCTGTCGCGGATGTCCTCGCGCGAGATGGCCGGGAAGTTCTTCGACGCGGTGGAGCAGCTCACCTGGCGCGCGGCGAACCTGCAGCCGGAGGACCTGCGGCGGCTGGGCGGAGCGCCCCGCAAGCTGTGGGAGAAGCGCAGCGAGCTGGGCGGCGTGCTCCTGGAGAAGGGCGCCCAGCTCTTCATGCGCAACGGCAGCG
This genomic interval carries:
- a CDS encoding aminotransferase class I/II-fold pyridoxal phosphate-dependent enzyme, encoding MSDVFDKCRTWKDYRIAKATGLYPYFRAIEASHGATEVEIEGRRVIMVGSNNYLGLSADPRVKEAAIKATERFGTTCSGSRLLNGTLALHEELEARLAKFLNREAAIVISTGFQTNLALASILGRHDIVFSDRANHASLVDGVRLSFATERKFRHNDMEHLEQLLAAAEPGAGKIIVTDGVFSMEGDICNLPRIVELAKQYNARVMTDDAHAMGVLGELGRGTSEYFGLEKDVDLVMGTFSKSFASLGGVLAGPFEVINYIRHKARSVIFSASMTPASIAAALKATEIIEAEPQRRARLLDIAEKMHNGFRAMGFDTGVSVTPVVPVHIGDQVKCFRFWRALHEAGVFANPVIPPAVEAGHALIRTSYMATHTDAQLDQVLDTFEKIGRKLNVIPETRPTVYEPVKIARPGSAVRSNRASETWAAGSAGLLADKGFSLEQLSRMSSREMAGKFFDAVEQLTWRAANLQPEDLRRLGGAPRKLWEKRSELGGVLLEKGAQLFMRNGSDGSGSDGNQAERN